The genomic interval agtaacataaagtccaatgtgtcacgagaaaacaatctcagaatcgcttggataggtgaaagcattccggagttattaccacataaagtgaaacatgtcagatttgaaaaatgaggccatgtcaggaaggtcaaaagtggccaaagagggaatagGTTAAGCCCGGCCTCTGGCTCCCCCCTCGTTTTAATggattagatgccgcagtcgctattgaccgcggcatgcaAGTGGTTATATGGCCAGGAATGGCACTATCCTCGATCCTGGCTATAATAAACAGCTGGCACTCATAGTGTATGCAGCAGGTTCAGGGCCGCTACATACTTCTCAACACCCATCATGGCATACAGAGTATATAAAGACAGGCTCATAGACATTCCATGTGAGCCCATCTCCAGCCTAACACGGAGCACTGCTAAAGAAAAATAAGCAAAAACACACGACGCACAGAGCGCATCATACAATTTTTCAAAACGGGCGATGGTGATACGTGATCAGTTCTGCTGATGTTGTTATGCCGGGAGCACAACATCCAATGAAGCTTTCCACAGTGTTTCCTGGTTCCGAACTGGGCGACTTGCATCCAGAAGTCAATGTacaaatggaaaaataaaggaaGTCGGATAGATCCCTTGGCGCTGCCCGGTATTTGTTTTGTTTGTACAGAATTGTATCTCACACCTGTAATAAACTTAAtgccttaatgaccgcccacagGTGGTGCATGTCCTTAGTcgacagcgacgccttttggcatcgctgtagaagaggctgatgagtgctcatcctctaagcaggagctgtaactaacagctcctgatcttagagcagcctgctgaatacagcttggGTCGGAAAACAATTGTACCCCAGCTTTTTAACCTTTTGATCGCCGCAGTCCgtgaaaaaagtaacaaaaaaaattaataaaaaatgaaggccaaaaaaaaacattattttgcataaaacatATTTgactgcccctacactaaataaaaacaaaaaacctacacatattaggcatCTAAACGACTGTAACAACCTGAAAAATTTatataacaggttatttagcgtgaaaccgaaagggataaaaaataaacaagaaaaacgatgcagagaatcgctttttcttatattcacgcagtaaaaatatatttttttctacctccaaactattaaaaaaaataatacaatttctcccgcataaaacaagacctCAAACGGTCAtgacaatgaaaaaataaaagttatggctgcctaaatgcagagaggtaaaaactgaaaaatgtagctggtcattaagaccttttcaggcccggtcattgagGGGTTAAATAGTTTATAGATGCCATGTCTAAAAGGTGAAGCATTTCGAAGCCGGACCGGCTTCTTCctcaacatacagtatataaaacatTTGTCTCAAATATATAGGCAAAACAAACGCCAAAGTGAAGATCACAGTTTAACATTTACATAGGTTAAAGTTCACATAGTAGgtgtttttataaaatcattcatTGAACTGAAAGCGGGCGCTGCAGTGCATATAGATTCTGTTTTTTCAAAGGAGCAGTGACTCAATTTGAATGATGAGCTATTTTTTATGAAGCCTAACATGATGTCATACGCATCCTTACACTTTGTATGAGAGCCCCGTGTCCGTCGGGATATGGATAAAGCTAGCTATACAGATAGAAGGTACCAATGATTAGTATGTGAAGAGTTATTTTCTGTTGGCAATAAGGGTACTGGGGTTGGATCGGCATACACTATATTCCAAAAAGGCTGTCATGGGATGCGGTCCGAGCGACCGCCATGATCgttatttatatttttctcttGACTAGGATGAATCATGATGTGGCTACTTTGAGCAGTAGAAAGAGCACTCCCCGTTGTCTCAGTAGCGTCCACTGGTGGCCATGTTTTCCTCGTCACGTCGAGGGAGAAAactcatttacattttttatgatACTGACAATGAACGTATTCAGGCCATCTGGGAGGTCTAAGCCCTTCCCTTTGGGCTGCTTGTTTTTCCGAAATGCTTCAGAATCGTCAGGTAGGTACCGGGGTGTACGTGAACGTATGTGAAACTTTATTTTTGACTTGGTGGTGTACACTAGCGACATAATAGAAATTGGATTACGATCAGGTCTTTTGCTAAAATGGATTGCTCATGGTTCTGTGAACTGTGTACATTGGCGATATATTCTAAGGTGGATTACGATCAGCTCAGGAGAACGTATCAATGACCTTTGTCTCGATAATTAGTGAATATCAACAGGGAGCGGGGGGAGGTGGGATTAAATATTAATCTCAGTGATTGCATTCAGGCCATTGGTGACCAAAGTGTTTCGTTTGTAGATCCAGAATACTTCTCGCTTACGTAGGTTCTAAATTTATTTGGCTGATTTTAATCGATCTGCTAAATGGGGGTCATGCTGAAGCAATTGAGGTCACCATTATGTTTGAGGGTGCAATGCTTAGACACGCTCTGACGTAAAATTTTATCATGGAAGTTCGATCTATGTTTATTTCATCTGCAGTATAGAAGTTGTATAGTCCTTCCTACATATTTGATTTGGCACTCgcagttaggccccattcacacgaccgtaaatattgtccgtaattgcggaccgcaattacgatccgcaattacggacgcattcacttctattgttcacgcacaccttcccgtttatttacgggtaggtgtctgggccgtagaagtgtactgcaaaagataggacatgtcctatcttttgctttttatgttcCTTGTTCCCATACCTTGTTTGGGAGCACAGGCCGAAAACGTGGGCGGCTGTCCTTGGCTGATGGTGGCCGTCTGTGCCCGCAATCACGCCCCGTGATTAGgggcatggccatgtgcatgagtccttattTAAATATATGACAAATTGGGATGTACATTTGAGTCTATTTTTTATACTGAACAATTCTCCCGTGCTGCAAGAGGGGAAAGAATCTTGTGCATGGGTGATCGTCCGACAGCAAAGAACATCAGGCAGCGCCGCAGCTATACTTGCCCGTTTTTTTACGTATGTAGATTTGTCTGGTGAGTGATTCAGTAGTTTTCAAATGCCTGATACGGCTCAGTGCCAATTTGTTTTTGAGTGTGGGGCCCTCCGAAAGGTTGTGGCTTgaggtaaatattttttttaaaaaggatcgATTTCAAGAACATGCTTATGTTTGGTTAAGCTGTCTCTTGTGAGCAGAATTTTATGTTGTGGTGCTCCCCTCTTTTTTAGATGCTAAGCAATCCTGTTGTGttaggggtgaagtttttttGTATGTGTGGGTGAGTAGGAGTATGGGGTATCCATTCTCGCTAAAGCATTTATTTAATACTCGGGCTTGTGCATGGAAGTACAATTGGAGAGTGCAGTTCTTTATTTACTTTCTTGTACTGGCTGTAGGGTTTTGTATCAATTTCGAATAGTGGCCATATAGTTAGTAAACATAGTTTAGGTAGCtatttatattaacttttttggaaAAATTAGTGTgtcgtgtttttgtttttcacatgCGAAATTATCAGAACTGGGaatttaattgtattattttgtacATTATGGGTGTATGAAATTCCCCAGGAGTTGTTGTTGAAGGAACTACAGAAAGAAATTGCACTGCTCCAGTCCCTTTTCCAAATAATAAAGAGGTCATCAATATACCTCCTGTACAGTAGATTTGGAGCTGCCCATGGATGTTGCCATATTTGTACCTCCTCAAATTCCGCCATAAAGAGGTCGGCATAGCTAGGTGCCACGCTTGTTCCCATGGCTGTTCCTTTATTCTGGTGGTaaataaacattttaaatgtGAATACACTGTTATTAAGTATAAAATACACACTCTTATAGATAAAGTCTTCTACTCACAGACGTAGGTTCAGGGcactcagctgagcacttctgcaccttcgtttcagggaCAGTGGGGGTCTCATCACCCggagccccaccgatcaaatcttctgatgtatctctatgacatataaaaagtttttggaaagtgaAGATACTCTTTGGTGGAGCAACTCTTCACGACTACTAACCCTCACACTAAATCAATGTCTAATCATCACTCACTCCTACTCCTCCATAGTTCCTTCTCAAAACAAGATTATGTGAGGGAATGTGAAGGTGAACTGGATATTTCACATTctcagaaaaaataattacaaagaaaaacataaaaaatagaaaatgaacataaaaataatatgGTAAAAGAAGTAGTAAGAGGCAAGTAAAATCTTCTCTGGAGATGAATTTTGCTGATTATGATAGGATACATGGAAAAATCGATTTACTTTTGTCtaactaaaaggggttgtccagaattagaagaAATGTTTTCCAGATCCAtcaccacttttgtccatggtCTGATTCTGATAGTACATtcacatttcccctgtggtggcacttcatgggaattgaacacttactgctggATTCCCCCATATCTTAAAGATGATCGCTGTGACACCCTGTCAGCAACTTACCATCAAGAGACCTTTCAAACAAAAAGGACTTTCCAAAGAAGTCAACCTTAAAATGTTGTCTTATCATTATGCCATACTTTTTCTTTGTTTGTATGGACTTTTGTTTTATTGAAGGGTATATTGGGCATTTGCACCCAGAGCAGCACACTTTATCGATTGTCTTACTTTTGACAATATCAGAACAACCAACCTTTGATTATGAGTACaacttttttttgggaaaaataataccccttagggtatgttcacacgcagtgttttcaggtgtattcagGGCGTAAACGCCTTGAACAATGCCtggaaaaatggaagctgaatggctacaaacatctgcccattgatttcaaagggaaaaactgcatttagtCCAGATGGGGCTTTTCTTACGCGGCCATTTGAAAAAATGgatcgtaaaaaaaacgccccttaaaaagaagtagcatgtcacttcttgaaccatttttggagctgtttttcattgtgtcaaaagaaaaacagctccaaacacggctctaaaaacgcattaaaaaatgtttaaagctttaaaaccggctgaaaatcagagcatGTTTCCCTTagttttgcatgtgaacataaaaATGAAGAGCAACCATTATAACTGCCTTTAGGGAAAGAATAGGGGAAGATGTAAGTTATTAGTAGTTGCCAGACAAGGTAGATGGACAAATATTTGAACTCATTTGTGGGCAGAAGACATGGTCCTCATTAGCTTTCTAAGAGCCTGCTTAATATCTCTGTTATTTAGACTGTAGATCAAAGGGTTAAAAAGTGGAGTTATAACCGTGTATAACAAGGAGAGAATTTTCTTTACATTGCCGGTATTTGGAAATAAATAGATGCAAATAATTGACCCATAATACATGGACACCACAGCCAGGtgagagctgcaggtggagaagGTCTTCTGCCTCCCAGTCACAGATGGGATCTTCAGTATGGTGATGATAATATAAACATATGAGATCATGATCACAATAAATGGACAAAGTACTAATGGTCCAGCGAGTATCATGTCTGCTATTTTCACTAAAAAAGTGTCTGAGCAAGAAAGTTCAAGTATAGGGTCAAAATCACAGAAGAAATGGTCAATGACGTTCGGTCCACAGAACTGTAAACAGCTCATTGTCCCTGACACTGTAAATATAATAGTGAACATCATCACCCAACACAAGAGAACAGCTCTTAGACAAAACGTGGGGTCCATGATGGAGGTGTAATGTAGAGGGTTACAGATGGCCTGATACCTGTCATAGGACATCACGGCCAGAAGAAGACATTCCAATGATtctgaggcagaaaatgcataaaATTGTATCAAACACCCGATAAAAGACACGGTACTTCCTTCATACAACacaatatggagcatgttgggtaCTATGGTGGTGGAGAGTAAAAGATCAATGAAGGAGAGTTGTGTGAGGAAGAAGTACATGGGAGAGTGGAGCGACCGGCTGTTTGACACCACTAGAATGATGAGGAGGTTTCCACATACAGTCACACAGTAGATGACCAGCAGCAATAGAAAGAAACAAAGATGAAAATTTTGTAAATTCTGAAATCCCAAGAGAAAAATTTCAGTCACCGTGCTGGAATTACTGTGCTGCATATTCAGAGAGATTAACTTCTCAAAGAAAACGGAATAAAACTATATGTCATAAACAAATAAACAATTTCCCCAACACGATGTCTGGATTTATATTCTGCAGTAAAATAGAGGGGAACAATCATGAATGATCGATTGATAGGTTTGCATGATGAGTTTTAATAAACTGGGATCTATATTGATATTATATTGATATATTTCCCAGAAAGACTAAATTATTTTAGAAAACAATGAGAGATAAGAAGAGATCTTAAGTATAGAACTGTTGCGGGTAAAACTGCCCTTTACCGGAAAaattaatataccctttatggccGGTTATTTCAGGTAAAGGAACGTTTTACCCACAAAAATCACGTGGTCATTATCAGTCCATTTGACAGCCACGCCAAACATGGTGCTGGGTCAGTGCCACTCCCTTTCTTTCCATTATTTAACACATATTTATCACATACACACACTtcagtccttcacacaccacagaaagaacacacaaccctcacagatatatacatacagttgtgtgcgaaagttttaggcagtcaaggaaaatgctgcaaagtaagaatgccttcaaaaatagaagtgttaatagttgtttttttctatCAATCACCAAAATACCAAGGGAATgaatagaagagaaatctaaatcaaatcaatatttggtgtgaccaccctttgctttcaaaacagcattgatTCTTCTAGGTATAATTGCCCAAAattatggattttgtaggattatagtcaggtgtatgattaaccaattataccaaacagataAGAATTATCATAATTTgcctatgtaggttgaaacatagTCATTAActttaacagaaacagctgtgttggAGGAATAAACTGGGTGAGgagcagccaaactctgctacagatgcgaggttgtggaagacagtttcatgtcacaggttcatcaaggcaagactgagcacagtctATCAgagaggcatctgattggctccaaatttgttCTGcatcaggacaacgaccccaaacatacaccaatctcattaagaactatcttcagcatacAGAAGAAGAAGGAGCCCTGAAATTGATGCTATCACCCCCACagtgccctgatctcaacatcattgagtctgtctgggattacatgaagagacagaaggatgggAGGAACAACcttcctgccgagttccttcaaaaactgtgtgcaagtgttacttagaagaattgatgctgttttgaaggcaaagggttgtCACACGAAATATTGATTTGTTTTAGATTTGTCTTCTGTTCACTCTCTTTGCATTTTGTTTCTTGATCTTTACTTATAACAAAGAAGTGAACAGCAATATGCATTATATTAAGATATCGTACATTACTTAGAGAATACAACCACACACAGTGGTCTCCTTTTCCTGCctttcctgggtaccaagcacatgTTGcgagtaatgtgtatgtatttaaaatatatatctGGATCCAATGCTGCACCGTCTCCTGGAACAACAtttataaccaaagccacattcAGTACCTGACTATTGGCACATGTACATATAGAGGCTCATgcataaataacatatatagCTACTCATTATTTAAAACACACAGGACAAGAAATCCACGATCCACATGTAACTGGTGTTTAACTACAGGTTGAAAATATATGTACACCTACACAACACACACACTAGCTGCGGGACGTGAATCCTGTCACTGAGTATATCTATGTAAATACTGACTCACGCTTCCATCTAGAATATCTATATGTATACAAATAAATTGaccttaaaaaaagaaaaataataataacaatattaataatattaatgaacaataatacaataatactaataataatactaataataatagataacataataattataataatattaataatcataataataaaatggactaggtaaaacatattgtggtctaacagtaaaaaaaaagcatatatatattgtgacattaaataataaaatgtaatataaatataataaaatatattaactaAAATCAAAATATAACCATCATTTCCAACATaaaacattatataatataccaagatttcctattattattattattattactactactgttactattattattattattagtagtagtattttattattattattattattattattactattatcatttttattattactattattatcaatcaatactattattattatcatcattattattattattattattattaataaacactTTTACTGTTTAAAGTTCctataaaatgttttcaaatatAATACTTATATAACCAGTgcagtatagtgtaatatcacaaaTCAGTCATTTAGAAGTTATGAAAATAATGGAAGAGGTTTACTCCaggatctttatatatatatatattgtataactatatgtatatatactgtataaagtTGAAATTATATTTCATGGGTTTAATCATTTAAAAACAGATTAGCATAAATCTCAATTATGTAAATATACATAGTTGTGGAAAcacataatatactgtacattgtatcgtAGGGGAAATCTGAGGATGAAAATCTTGATTCTTCTGTATATAACGGAGCAAAAACCTTTCTTCTTGTCCGTGGAATATATAAGATGTGAGGTTATTACTTAATATCCCTTTTATAGAGAAAATATTACACAAGTGACTTCACAAAGCCGGGGGAGATTCCACTAATGATCTCTGGTGGGAACAGTCATATTCTTAAATCTGGCTTTTCATAATTATAGAATAGAAATTGTAAAACTGAATAGGAAAAAGTTCCTAGACATATTATATTGATCTAGTAATATATATGCTCTTTCCCACCCAGATCCATtataattaaacaaaataaatcgaTCCAAAATAGTCAAAACTACTTTCCGTCTTAGCAATTTCCGTTTACACCCCAGTTTGGTTCTCTAGTGGAAGAAAGGAAAGATTTATGGAGTTTgcaataagtttttttttaagaatatgaaTGTTAAAAATAGTATCCCTTCATAACCGCTGAGCTCAAGGTCAGGTACTGAGATTATTGTGATATGATTTTGCTTTGACCACCAGAGTAGTTTTGGGGTGACGGTAGCTCTAATATAAGATGATGAGTGGTTGAAAGGCGTCTAAATCTGTTTTCTATGTTCTGTTGAGCTCTTTCAaaatgaatagagatgagcgaaccggggcaaccgaacccggtttcggtccgaacatcgggaaaagttcggttcgcagcgaatccgaacttcaccgggttcggccgaacacgttttgaccgaacccggtcaaaaatattatacaaatcggcagccacttgtctctatcaatcactgatagagaaaagaggctgctgattaaaaataaaataaaaagcatttcatacgtacccggtcgttgtcttggtgacgagtccctcttcttcctccagtccgaccttctttcctgacgcggtagcctgtgattggctgcagaggccgctgcagcctgtgattggctgcggaggccgcggcagcctgtgattggctgcagcggtcacatgggctgtaatgtcatccaggaatgtcgggccggatgtcgggagactggactggaggaagcagaaaattctcggtaagtatgaacgtcttttttttttacaggttactctatattctgatcggaattcactgtccagggtgctgaaacagttactgccgatcagttaactctttcagcaccctggacagtgactatttactgacgtcgcctagcaacgctgccgtaatgacgggtgcacacattacggggcctcatgcacacgaccgtaaaaacacccgttattacgggtcgtaattacgaaccaaaatagcgggcccatagacttctgttagccacgtgtaccttcccgttttctcagtcGTATCGTCGGTCTTGAAAAATGACTTCTTGTTACTCTGTCCCCAAGATTGCGGGCTCTTCTTGCTGTTCACACCCAAACATCGGATAAAAGACAACAAGCCAAGGATCATAACAGCCTACAACAGTCAATGGCAAGACATCACCAAAATATTGAATAGAAATTGGAACATTCTATTATGTGAACCTAAACTTATACCACACATCACTGAGAGAGCTCTCCTAACAGCAAGAAGAGCTCGCAATCTTGGGGACAGGGTAACAAGAAGTCATTTTTCAAGACCGACGATACGACTAGGTAGAGGAACTAAACTTATAGGTTCATATGCATGTGGGGAATGCAACATATGTCAATTTGTTAAATCCAGTGACACTTTCACAGATCCAGTTGACAAAAAGCAATACCCACTTAAGTCATACATTAACTGTCgaactaaaaatataatttatgcgATAACCTGTTCTTGTCCCAAGGTTTATATAGGTCAGACAAGTCAAGAACTACGAAAACGAATACAACATCACCTATCAATCATCAGATTGGCAGAAAGAGATATTAAACAAAATAAGATTCTGACCTCGGTGGCTTTACACTTTTTGCAAGTACACAAAGGTAAGACTTCTAGTCTTAAAGTGACCGGCCTggaacacatacagacaaacattAGAGGGGGCAATATAGTCCCCAGACTTCTGCAACATGAAGCAAGGTGGATCTTCAATGTAAAATGCATGTCCCCTAGGGGCATAAATGAAGAACTACTATTTACCGGTTTTCATAAAACATAAcgagtcattttttatttttacatatacaTTTTTCTTATGTTTAACTTGCACAGATCACATATTTTCGCTCACGTTTATTATGACCTTCATATTTATTATGATTTATTCAGGTCTCTTATATTTCacataataatttttatatcctTCCCCTTATTATTTTTCACGTTTTTATGATCTAAGTCACTtatgattattttattattatcacaTAGCACGTCATTTATTGGCATCGTTTTTATGACAGGCATAGTAGTTCATCTTGAAGCCATAGGTCTGAGATCAATTATTCAGCATGTTCTCTCCTTCTAGATCATATCTATGTATAGTGATCGGTTCTGAGGTGTTGAGCATTATGTGAGAACATATGGACACAGAAGAAGAAAAACAAAGAgaaacaaaaataatatattgtattataatctGATACCCACTCTCTTATATTTTCTACACATATATATTGTTAACATTTTGGTTAAACTGTTTTCTTCATCAGAAAATTCATCATACTCCTTAATTGTGTAGAATTAAATGAACAACATATTGGCATAAATGGTAATTAGCATGATGTATTCATCGTTATGCTTATAAGATAGAACGTTTAATATTTATGCATAATTACTCGATAACTAACCTGGACTAAGTTCCAACACACTGATGACATGTGATAACCTATATGTTTATTATAGTGACCCGTTGTCATGGGGTATGATAGTTTGTAGCGACTTATCCATAGCTGTCAACACATGTTGGCTTTCCAACCTCCCAGCCCTCCTTCTTCCCATGCCTCTCCTCCACTCCCGGTGACCTGGTTATGCGCGCGCGCGGCTCACCGCATCATGTTGCCATGTTTGCGGGCCGGCGCGTGCGCATACTAAGTGACTACTCGCCTTGATTTTCATGGCGAACGCTGTCCTGCTGGGCGCACTGCGTGTGCGCCGGGTCCGTCATCAGGTGCACATGGTGGCGGCTTCGGCGCAGAGCGTTACGGCCATAGGGCAGCTGGGTTATCTCACCAGCTCACTCGTGGGGGTTGGGGTAGGTGTGTCCACAGGTGCAGGCCATTGCACTTCTGATTACTTTTTCATTTGCTGTTCTACATAAAGACACTAAATGTCTACATGCAAacttacccctgaggaagccacttttgtggcgatacgcgtggggctttcTTTCCCCTTTTTTCCCCCATATAGCCTGAGACACAGGACATGCTGATCTGATGCCTAACTGATGCAACATTTTTACACACTCTTTTCAAGATTAATGCATTGCATGCCTGCTCTGGGGGTTTTGGTGAGTGTAAGGAGGTAGCTATTTGCTagccacttatcatggtggtaTTCCCCCTTCAGTGATCTGTACATGGCATTTtttatgctattttaaatgtttttaacttctatgtagtgTTTTTGTATTGAATAAACGGTTATTTTGTATACTCATATGGCTATTCCTTGATAGTTATACCctttgcct from Rhinoderma darwinii isolate aRhiDar2 chromosome 3, aRhiDar2.hap1, whole genome shotgun sequence carries:
- the LOC142750744 gene encoding olfactory receptor 11L1-like, with the translated sequence MQHSNSSTVTEIFLLGFQNLQNFHLCFFLLLLVIYCVTVCGNLLIILVVSNSRSLHSPMYFFLTQLSFIDLLLSTTIVPNMLHIVLYEGSTVSFIGCLIQFYAFSASESLECLLLAVMSYDRYQAICNPLHYTSIMDPTFCLRAVLLCWVMMFTIIFTVSGTMSCLQFCGPNVIDHFFCDFDPILELSCSDTFLVKIADMILAGPLVLCPFIVIMISYVYIIITILKIPSVTGRQKTFSTCSSHLAVVSMYYGSIICIYLFPNTGNVKKILSLLYTVITPLFNPLIYSLNNRDIKQALRKLMRTMSSAHK